Genomic segment of Saprospira sp. CCB-QB6:
TGCTGCCTAGGGACAAGCCCCTAGGCTAGCTTTTTCGGACAGCCCTCTAAAGAGGGCCTTGGGATAAAGCCCTTCTTGGCTATAACTATTTGGCAAGGCGACCTATATCATTTGAGGCCCTTTAGGGCTGACTGCAGATGGATTAGCCTAGGGGCTTGTCCCTAGGCGATGATTGGCAAAGCCTTCCTCCAAACAGCCCTTTCTTCCCCCCTCAATATAATAACATTTGCTAAACCAACCGCTTCCGCCCCATCAATAACTGCTGCATTAACCCCCGCTTTTGCAGACGATACTGCCCCAACTTGGCCCCCAATAAACTTAACTCCCGATCCGCAGTGTTTAATACCGCCGCAATGGCCTTTTGCTCAGGAAGAGGGGGAAGGGGGATTTTTAATGAAAAGAAACTTCCTTTATTCACATTTAGAAGTCCATCACCTCTAGCTCCTGAAGTAATAATTTGCTTCAACTGTTTATCTAAACCATGGTTTGAGAACCAATGCTGATAAAACATATTGTCAATATCTGCATCTACCTTAGCCCTAAAACTAATGTAAACAAAAGGTACTAGTGCTGAGTCGTATTTTCGTAATAGATAAACGCAGCCCATAGGATAAGTCTTTGAGTTTCCTTTGTTATATGCAAAATCCCCCTTTGTTAACAACCTGTATTTACTCAAGCTTTTTCCTGCAATAACTCTATCAAACTTACTACGCTGTGAGACAAATCCTATTTTTGCTGATATAGTTAGTGGTTCATGATCTCCGCCATCATTTATCTCCTTAATTTCTTCAAATACATCCCCCAACTTCACCCGCTCCCATTCCCCCGCAAAGCCCGGCAAACGCTGCCTGCCCGTCAACAACTGCTGCATTAAGCCCTTCTTTTGCTCCTCTTTTTGGGCAATCAAACGCTCTAATAGGGCAATGCCCCGATCCCATTGCGATAGACAGTCCGCTATGCGAGCCTGCTCAGGGAGAGGGGGAAGGGGGATTTTAATTTTTAAAAAGCTTTTTTTAGAGATATTCTTCATGCTATTGCTTGTACCTGTAGCTTTCATCTTTAATTTATATCGGTACAACCCAGAGTTTAACAGTAAATTCAAATGTTTTGAATTGACAATATCATGATTTAACTCAGTCATCCATAATCTATCTGGTAGATATAGGTTGTCATAAGACTGATGAATATATGCACAAGCACCAACCAAATTAGGCGCATTCATTCTGCTTATTAAAAGTTCTCCCCCCACAAGGGTTTGTTTAGCTCGTTTAAGCTCCTTTACCTTAGTTATAGCCTTGTTCTCTAGTGGATATAAAATACCTCCAAATACTGCACTAGTTTTTAGAACTCCTTTTTCATTTAAAGACGCAGGGTAATTTTCTGTATTTACAGAAACTCCTGACCTTAAATTTTTCACCACATCCCCCAACTTCACCACCTCCCAATCCTCAGGAATCAGTCCCAGCTTTGTTTGTTTATATTCCGTCTTCATCATAGTCCCAACTGTTTTAAATAGCCCTGCATCTCGGCTTCCACCGCCTTCAATTCTGCTTCTAGCGCTCCAATCTCCTTTTGCACAGCGGCCATATCTACGGGCGCTTCCTCCTCAAAGGTATCTACATAGCGGGGAATATTGAGGTTAAAATCATTCTCCTCGATCTCCTCAAAGCTGGCCAGATAGCTATATTTATCCTCAACTACCCCCAGGGCATAATCTCCAGCCTTATAGGCCCGATAAGTCGCCACGATTTTCTCTAGGTCTTGCTCGCCTAGGCGGTTTTGCTTTTTGCCGGCCTCAAAACCTTGACTCCCATCAATAAAGAGGACCGAGCGATCTGTTTGCCGGGCCTTGCTAAAGACCAGAATAGCGGCGGGAATCCCCGTTCCATAAAAGAGGTTGGCCGGCAAGCCAATCACGGCATCCAAGAGGTTCTCCTCAATCACTTGCTTTCTGA
This window contains:
- a CDS encoding restriction endonuclease subunit S, yielding MMKTEYKQTKLGLIPEDWEVVKLGDVVKNLRSGVSVNTENYPASLNEKGVLKTSAVFGGILYPLENKAITKVKELKRAKQTLVGGELLISRMNAPNLVGACAYIHQSYDNLYLPDRLWMTELNHDIVNSKHLNLLLNSGLYRYKLKMKATGTSNSMKNISKKSFLKIKIPLPPLPEQARIADCLSQWDRGIALLERLIAQKEEQKKGLMQQLLTGRQRLPGFAGEWERVKLGDVFEEIKEINDGGDHEPLTISAKIGFVSQRSKFDRVIAGKSLSKYRLLTKGDFAYNKGNSKTYPMGCVYLLRKYDSALVPFVYISFRAKVDADIDNMFYQHWFSNHGLDKQLKQIITSGARGDGLLNVNKGSFFSLKIPLPPLPEQKAIAAVLNTADRELSLLGAKLGQYRLQKRGLMQQLLMGRKRLV